A stretch of the Medicago truncatula cultivar Jemalong A17 chromosome 5, MtrunA17r5.0-ANR, whole genome shotgun sequence genome encodes the following:
- the LOC112422173 gene encoding uncharacterized protein, with the protein MVKDLLIGSPPDWNKKLIEDTFIPFEGIQIQQLPLTDKENQDSLMWMFSETGVYSVKTGYQAIQCWKNNRDQGPSSEEIMKTVWKKVWGLQTIPRHKVLIWKIINRALPVRSELINRGIRCSLLCPRCDSTIETINHLFLNCEHTRREWFGSQLGINFQNENLTDFIDWLISFILNNDKSTIITMAALLYSVWHARNQLVFKNKDIHGEVVIQRAKNSILSYKNVQQADLDHLNNIDSTRSMHRAQVPTKVKWVRPEKDVIKVNSDVNLSYPDSWGIGVIARNDEGLVMASGTWMRLGFHCAGTAEAWGLYQAVHFAHECGFNKVQFESDNERLIKLLQGSGGELPNYLGARQQLFFFSY; encoded by the coding sequence ATGGTCAAAGATCTTTTAATAGGCTCTCCACCAGATTGGAATAAAAAACTCATAGAGGATACTTTTATCCCTTTTGAAGGGATTCAAATCCAACAACTCCCCCTAACCGATAAGGAGAATCAAGACTCACTCATGTGGATGTTTTCAGAGACTGGAGTCTACTCAGTCAAAACCGGTTATCAAGCTATACAATGCTGGAAAAATAATAGGGATCAAGGCCCCTCTAGTGAAGAGATAATGAAGACAGTTTGGAAGAAAGTCTGGGGCCTACAGACAATTCCTAGACACAAAGTTCTTATTTGGAAAATCATTAACAGAGCATTACCCGTTAGAAGTGAACTAATCAACAGAGGAATCAGATGTTCCTTGTTGTGTCCGCGTTGTGATTCTACCATAGAGACGATAAATCACCTATTTCTTAACTGCGAACATACCAGAAGAGAATGGTTTGGATCCCAATTAGggatcaattttcaaaatgaaaaccTCACTGATTTCATAGATTGGCTGATTTCTTTTATTCTCAATAATGACAAATCAACTATAATCACAATGGCAGCTCTATTATATAGTGTTTGGCATGCTCGCAATCAGTTAGTGTTTAAGAACAAGGATATACATGGGGAAGTTGTTATTCAGCGAGCTAAAAATAGTATCCTGAGCTACAAAAATGTGCAACAAGCGGATTTGGACCATCTGAATAACATCGATAGCACTAGAAGCATGCACCGAGCTCAAGTTCCTACAAAAGTTAAATGGGTTAGACCAGAGAAGGATGTTATCAAAGTAAACAGCGATGTGAACTTATCTTATCCGGATTCGTGGGGTATCGGTGTGATTGCGCGGAATGATGAAGGTCTAGTGATGGCATCAGGAACTTGGATGCGGCTTGGGTTCCACTGCGCAGGAACTGCAGAAGCTTGGGGTCTGTACCAAGCGGTTCACTTTGCTCATGAGTGTGGCTTCAATAAAGTTCAATTTGAGAGTGATAATGAAAGGCTGATAAAGCTTCTTCAAGGTTCTGGTGGAGAGCTACCGAACTATCTAGGAGCAAGACAACAATTGTTCTTTTTCTCATATTAA